One window from the genome of uncultured Tateyamaria sp. encodes:
- the mreC gene encoding rod shape-determining protein MreC produces MAKDRAQIDYGGPLRRLVLAVLVLVLAGTFLLWRIDSPRVERFRAQVTDRIVPNMDWAMAPVTGTINLFRDFQSYRRIAEQNTELRRELRQMQAWKEAALQLEQENARLLDLNNVRLDPRLTYITGVVLADSGSPFRQSVLLNVGARDGIVEGWATMDGIGLVGRISGVAQNTARVIMVTDASSRVPAIIQPSGQRAIVAGDNSAAPPIDFLENPDLVRPGDRVISSGDGGVFPAGLLIGQVAADPGGRLRVRLAADYERLEFLRVLRHYGNEPVTDDSNVLAPGGAALLETEATE; encoded by the coding sequence TTGGCCAAGGACCGCGCACAGATAGACTACGGTGGCCCGCTCCGGCGGCTCGTCTTGGCTGTGCTGGTGTTGGTGCTGGCGGGCACGTTCCTGTTGTGGCGGATCGACAGCCCTCGGGTGGAACGGTTCCGCGCCCAGGTCACGGATCGGATCGTGCCCAACATGGACTGGGCGATGGCGCCGGTGACGGGCACCATCAACCTCTTCCGCGATTTCCAAAGCTATCGGCGCATTGCCGAACAGAACACCGAACTGCGGCGCGAACTGCGCCAGATGCAGGCCTGGAAAGAGGCCGCGCTTCAGCTCGAACAGGAAAACGCGCGGCTGCTGGACCTCAACAATGTCCGGCTCGACCCGCGGCTGACCTACATCACCGGCGTGGTGCTGGCGGACTCGGGCTCGCCCTTCCGCCAGTCCGTCCTTCTGAACGTGGGCGCCCGCGATGGCATCGTCGAAGGCTGGGCCACCATGGACGGCATCGGCCTCGTCGGTCGCATCTCGGGCGTGGCGCAGAATACGGCGCGGGTGATCATGGTAACCGATGCCTCCAGCCGCGTGCCCGCCATCATCCAGCCCTCGGGCCAGCGCGCCATCGTGGCGGGCGACAACTCCGCAGCGCCCCCGATCGACTTTCTGGAAAACCCCGATCTCGTGCGCCCCGGCGACCGGGTCATCAGTTCGGGTGATGGCGGTGTGTTCCCCGCGGGGCTGCTGATTGGCCAGGTCGCGGCCGACCCCGGTGGACGTCTGCGGGTGCGGCTGGCGGCCGATTACGAACGGCTCGAATTCCTGCGGGTGCTGCGCCACTATGGCAACGAACCCGTCACGGACGACAGCAACGTGCTGGCCCCCGGCGGCGCAGCCCTGCTTGAGACAGAGGCGACGGAATGA
- a CDS encoding rod shape-determining protein MreD produces MSDIAPSSRLWTMRIAFSALVMVIVFLHLLPLQTATGGLIWPDFLLLFALAWSVRRPDYVPATLLAVLFLMADLLLQRPPGLWALLALIACEQMKMQSRSLRDASLASEIVSAVLWIVGIGIAYRLVLAIMLIGVPPLGPALIQIVVTAVAYPLAIAITHMLMGVRKPTPGDIDGKGVRS; encoded by the coding sequence ATGAGCGACATCGCCCCCTCCTCGCGTCTGTGGACCATGCGCATCGCGTTTTCGGCGCTGGTCATGGTGATTGTGTTTCTGCACCTCCTGCCCCTGCAAACCGCGACGGGCGGGCTGATCTGGCCGGACTTCCTGCTGCTCTTTGCGCTTGCGTGGTCCGTGCGGCGGCCCGACTATGTGCCTGCCACGCTGCTGGCCGTGCTGTTCCTGATGGCGGACCTTCTGCTGCAAAGGCCGCCCGGGCTTTGGGCTTTGCTGGCCCTGATCGCGTGCGAGCAGATGAAAATGCAATCCCGCAGCCTGCGAGACGCCAGCCTCGCGTCCGAGATCGTTTCGGCCGTGCTGTGGATCGTGGGCATCGGCATCGCCTACCGCCTGGTCCTTGCGATCATGCTGATCGGCGTGCCCCCGCTGGGACCGGCGCTGATCCAGATCGTGGTGACAGCCGTTGCCTATCCACTGGCCATTGCGATCACCCATATGCTGATGGGCGTGCGCAAACCCACACCGGGTGACATCGACGGCAAGGGGGTGCGGTCATGA
- a CDS encoding rod shape-determining protein, with protein MSVFGNLGGLFSSDMAIDLGTANTLVYVKGRGVILSEPSVVAYHVKDGVKKVLAVGEDAKLMLGRTPGSIEAIRPMREGVIADFDTAEEMIKHFIRKVHKRSTFSKPKIIVCVPHGATPVEKRAIRQSVLSAGARRAGLIAEPIAAAIGAGMPITDPTGNMVVDIGGGTTEVAVLSLGDIVYARSVRVGGDRMDEAIISYLRRQQNLLVGETTAERIKTSIGTARMPDDGRGTSMQIRGRDLLNGVPKEIEVTQAQIAEALAEPVQQICEAVMTALETTPPDLAADIVDRGVMLTGGGALLGDLDLALREQTGLAVSIADESLNCVALGTGKALEYEKQLRHAIDYDS; from the coding sequence ATGTCAGTATTCGGAAATCTCGGGGGTCTCTTCTCGTCAGATATGGCGATTGACCTCGGCACCGCCAACACGCTGGTCTACGTCAAGGGGCGCGGCGTGATCCTGTCGGAACCGTCCGTGGTGGCCTACCATGTCAAGGACGGCGTCAAGAAAGTGCTGGCCGTGGGCGAAGACGCCAAGCTGATGCTGGGCCGGACGCCCGGCAGCATCGAGGCCATCCGCCCCATGCGCGAAGGGGTCATTGCCGACTTCGACACCGCCGAAGAGATGATCAAGCACTTCATCCGCAAGGTGCACAAGCGCTCGACCTTCTCCAAACCCAAGATCATCGTCTGCGTGCCCCACGGCGCGACACCGGTTGAAAAACGCGCGATCCGCCAGTCGGTTCTGTCCGCCGGCGCGCGCCGCGCGGGCCTGATTGCCGAACCGATTGCGGCAGCCATCGGCGCGGGCATGCCCATCACCGATCCCACCGGCAACATGGTCGTGGACATCGGCGGCGGCACGACCGAGGTGGCGGTGCTGTCGCTGGGCGATATCGTCTATGCCCGGTCGGTCCGCGTGGGCGGCGACCGCATGGACGAGGCGATCATCAGCTACCTGCGCCGCCAGCAGAACCTGCTGGTGGGCGAAACCACCGCCGAGCGGATCAAGACCAGCATCGGCACCGCCCGCATGCCCGATGACGGGCGCGGCACCTCGATGCAGATCCGGGGCCGCGACCTGCTGAACGGCGTGCCCAAGGAAATCGAAGTCACGCAGGCCCAGATTGCCGAAGCGCTGGCCGAACCCGTGCAGCAAATCTGCGAAGCGGTGATGACCGCGCTTGAAACCACCCCGCCCGACCTTGCGGCGGACATCGTGGACCGCGGCGTGATGCTGACGGGCGGCGGCGCGCTGCTGGGCGATCTCGACCTGGCCTTGCGCGAACAGACCGGGCTGGCGGTTTCCATCGCTGACGAAAGCTTGAACTGCGTGGCCCTTGGCACCGGCAAGGCGCTGGAATACGAAAAACAACTGCGCCACGCCATCGACTACGATAGTTAA
- a CDS encoding YceI family protein, with protein MTFRMAALGLGLALAATTASADSWTLDAGASNLAFGSIKFNDTGEAHSFTSIDGKVAADGAVTLGIDLSSVETNIDIRNERMVEHVFKYAPRATVSAQIDMAAMEGLAVGQSKVMEVEGDLDLLGVEVPLYGDMFVMRLTEDKVMVTTDSMMFLSTADAEIDPGIDTLMELASLPNIVRAVPVTLRLMFDADGASG; from the coding sequence ATGACATTTCGGATGGCCGCACTGGGCCTTGGCCTGGCCCTGGCAGCGACAACCGCATCGGCGGACAGCTGGACACTGGATGCGGGCGCATCGAACCTGGCGTTCGGGTCGATCAAGTTCAACGACACGGGCGAGGCGCACAGCTTTACCTCGATTGACGGGAAGGTGGCCGCAGATGGTGCGGTGACCCTGGGCATCGATCTGTCATCGGTTGAGACGAATATCGACATTCGCAACGAACGTATGGTCGAGCATGTGTTCAAGTATGCCCCTCGCGCCACGGTGTCTGCGCAGATCGACATGGCGGCGATGGAAGGTCTGGCGGTCGGCCAGAGCAAGGTGATGGAGGTCGAAGGTGACCTTGACCTCCTGGGTGTTGAAGTGCCGCTTTATGGCGACATGTTCGTGATGCGCCTGACCGAAGACAAGGTCATGGTCACCACCGACAGCATGATGTTCCTGTCCACAGCCGACGCCGAGATTGATCCGGGCATCGACACGCTGATGGAGCTTGCCAGCCTGCCCAACATTGTGCGCGCCGTGCCTGTCACATTGCGCCTGATGTTCGATGCGGACGGTGCCAGCGGCTAG
- a CDS encoding FAD-dependent monooxygenase, translated as MQYHLNGFRPGDPAHHPATDTKSDTDVLIVGTGPAGLTLAAYLAQFPHIRTRIIERRDGPLVMGQADGIACRTMEMFQAFGFAHRVAHEAYHVNETTFWNPDDTGQITRTGRIDDVEEGLSEQPHVILSQARVHDFYLDLMRKAPTRLEPEYGTEITGLTIADTVTAHTNNGDIETRYVIGCDGARSAVRRALNIPLQGAAENAAWGVMDILATTDFPDIRLKSAIQSRDQGSLLIIPREGGYMVRFYIELAKLNPDERVADRDLTADDLIAAARRILAPHTLDVKEVVWWSVYEIGQRVTDRFANTAPGDTTPPQVFIAGDACHTHSPKAGQGMNVSMQDAFNLGWKLQGVIEGRAPASLLHSYSAERQAVAQDLIDFDRDFARAFAAKGKDPKAFQSHFQKHARYTAGVETRYAPSQLTGPADHQSLATGYTIGKRFHSAPVIRWADAHKMQLGHTITANGRWRLFHFVGDTDHTGALGTLIATYTPANADPDAIIDLRTIVQTPHRMTTAGTTHAPVKGTLGLQDMEKLFCPDPSADIFDTRGIDRKIGALVLVRPDQYVSHVLPPGQQDVLVNWLNQILGSGP; from the coding sequence ATGCAATACCACCTCAACGGCTTCCGCCCCGGCGATCCGGCGCACCATCCGGCGACCGATACCAAATCGGACACCGACGTCCTGATCGTCGGCACCGGCCCCGCCGGGCTCACACTCGCGGCCTACCTCGCGCAATTCCCCCACATCCGCACACGCATCATCGAACGGCGCGACGGCCCGCTGGTCATGGGCCAGGCCGATGGCATCGCCTGCCGCACGATGGAAATGTTCCAGGCCTTCGGCTTCGCCCACCGCGTCGCGCACGAAGCCTACCATGTGAACGAAACCACCTTCTGGAACCCGGACGACACCGGCCAGATCACGCGCACGGGCCGCATCGACGACGTCGAAGAGGGGCTCAGCGAACAGCCCCACGTCATCCTCAGCCAGGCGCGGGTGCACGACTTCTACCTCGACCTGATGCGCAAGGCGCCGACCCGGCTCGAACCGGAATACGGCACCGAAATCACCGGGCTGACCATCGCGGACACGGTCACGGCGCACACAAACAACGGCGACATCGAAACCCGATACGTCATCGGCTGCGACGGTGCGCGCAGCGCGGTGCGCCGCGCCCTGAACATCCCGCTGCAGGGTGCGGCGGAAAACGCCGCCTGGGGCGTCATGGACATCCTCGCCACCACCGATTTTCCCGACATTCGGCTCAAATCCGCAATCCAGTCCCGCGATCAGGGCAGCCTTCTGATCATCCCGCGCGAAGGCGGCTACATGGTCCGCTTCTACATCGAACTGGCCAAGCTGAACCCGGATGAACGGGTCGCAGACCGCGACCTGACGGCGGATGACCTGATCGCGGCGGCGCGGCGCATCCTTGCGCCCCACACGCTCGACGTCAAAGAGGTGGTCTGGTGGTCCGTCTACGAAATCGGGCAACGGGTGACGGACCGGTTCGCCAACACCGCCCCCGGGGACACGACACCACCACAAGTCTTCATCGCCGGTGACGCCTGCCACACCCACAGCCCCAAGGCGGGGCAGGGCATGAACGTGTCGATGCAGGACGCGTTCAACCTCGGCTGGAAACTCCAAGGCGTGATCGAAGGACGGGCACCGGCATCCCTCCTGCACAGCTACTCCGCCGAACGACAGGCGGTCGCACAGGACCTCATCGACTTTGACAGGGATTTCGCCCGCGCCTTTGCGGCCAAAGGCAAGGACCCCAAGGCCTTCCAAAGTCACTTCCAGAAACACGCGCGCTACACTGCGGGGGTCGAAACCCGGTACGCACCCAGCCAGCTCACCGGGCCTGCCGACCACCAATCGCTGGCCACCGGATACACCATCGGCAAACGGTTCCATTCGGCCCCGGTGATCCGCTGGGCGGACGCGCACAAGATGCAGCTTGGGCACACGATCACCGCAAATGGACGTTGGCGGCTGTTCCACTTTGTGGGGGACACCGACCACACCGGGGCGCTCGGCACGCTTATCGCCACCTACACACCCGCAAATGCAGACCCCGACGCCATCATCGACCTGCGCACCATCGTGCAAACGCCCCACCGCATGACAACGGCAGGTACCACGCACGCACCCGTCAAGGGCACGCTTGGCCTGCAAGACATGGAAAAACTGTTCTGCCCCGACCCATCGGCGGACATCTTCGACACCCGGGGCATCGACAGAAAAATCGGGGCGCTCGTCCTGGTGCGCCCCGATCAGTACGTGTCACATGTCCTGCCACCGGGGCAGCAGGACGTACTCGTTAACTGGCTGAACCAAATCCTTGGCAGCGGGCCCTAG